The Pseudanabaena sp. PCC 6802 genomic interval GGAAAGTCATCCACCGTAGCAATCTAGCTTCGGCTGCCCAATTTCCTACTGTGGGATCGAAAAATGGAATTAGTCGCAGTATTTTCACGAGAGCTATGCGTGTGAAGGACAATGCAAACGTATTAGTTTACATGGCGGATTCGATCGTGCCACGAAACGCACTTAAGAATTAACACAGAAACAGCAAATTTTAAATAGTTATACCAAATAAGCCAAATAAACCATAAAGTGTATCGATGATCTCTGAGATGGCTTCAGTACAGCGATCGCTATAATACGGACAACAAACTCGTGGTTGCCTCGCATGTCTCCGTCAAAATTATTAGTGCAAATCCAGGCTCATCGCCAAATTTTAAATCTGCCGCACATCGACCTCAGCTATTTGGAGTGGAACCAGGGACAGGAGCCGCTGCTTTTGCTGCACGGGTTGGCTGATAGTAGCGCGGTATGGCTGAGTTTGGCAGAATCTTTGCAGGATCGCTACCATATTATCGCCCCAGATTTACGCGGACATGGAGACAGCAGCAAACCTGCCAATGGCTACCGTTGTGGCGATATCATTGCCGATTTAGAAGCTTTAATGGATAGCGCTGGCTGGCGATCGACCCATGCGATCGCTCATTCCTGGTCGGCTAAAGTGGTGGCGGTGTGGGCCAGACAAAAACCACAGCGCTTGCGCAGCGCGATCCTGGTCGATCCGTTTTTCATCGATCGCATGCCCAATTGGCTGGGATTGACCCTACCGATTATTTATCGCACGCTGCCCTTCCTCAAAACGATGGGGCCATTTGCCAGCTACGAGCTAGCAGAACAACAGGCACGCCAGCTCAAACAGTATCGAGGTTGGAGCGATCTTCAGCAGGCGGTATTCCGAGCCAGCATGGAACAGAAACCGAACGGACGGTGGGGCAGCAAGTTTGTCGTACAGGCTAGGGATGAGATCTTTGAGGACACAATGCAGGTAACAGGGCTGACGGAGCCATTGGAGATTCCTACTCTTTTCCTCCAACCAGACGGAGGCTTGAATCGCCTGGAATGGCAGCTAAAGTCCTATCGCACTTACCTCAAAAATCTACAGATTCAAAAAATACCTGGCAACCACTGGACTTTTTTGGTAGAACCACTAGCATTTAACCAGGCTGTAGCCGATTTTCTAGAGAAGCACAGTGCTTGAAATAACTGCATCATCTATTGACAGGGACGGCAATGGCTTGCGCCGCCTCGATACTGGTCTGGTTAGGGCAGGCACGAGGCACTGCCCCTACAGCCCCTATAATTATCGTTGCATTTTTGCGAGGCGATCGCCTAAATCGTCGTGTAATCCGGGATGGTCGCGCCCTTGAGCACCACCACTATCCCATTGCAAATGCAATATCCCTTGTCCTCGCAACTAGTAGTGTCCTGAATCCCTTCCTTGTTGATAATCTGTACGTGCTTGCCGATCCGCGCGTTCTTGTCCACGATCGCGCGCCGGATAATCGTATTCTCACCAATTCCTATCGGTATCTTACCCGCACGCAAGTCTGCCGCGCGCTCTTCCTCCGTTTGGTAAAAGTCGCTCCCCATCAACAAAGAGTCTTCAATCGTACAGCCACTACTCACCTGCACCCGCACGCCCAACACCGAATGATTCACCGTGGAGCGATCGATAATGCAGCCATCGCTGATCATCGAATCCCTCACCTGACATTCCAATACCTTAGTCGGGGGCAAATACCTCGGTCGGGTATATATCGGCGCGTCTTCCTCATACAAGCTAAACGGTGCCTTGGGATGCTTCGTCAAGTCTAAATTAGCATTGTAAAATGCTTCTATCGTTCCGATGTCCTCCCAATAATCCATGAACAGGTGTGCCTGTACGTTCCGTCCTGAAGCGATCGCTCCCGGAATGATTTCTTTGCCAAAATCCGTGTGTTCTTTTTGTTGATTCAGCAGATCGATCATGGCTTCACGCTTGAACACGTAAATCCCCATCGAGGCAATGTAGGGATTATCTTTGGCTGCTGCCGCATCCAAACCCAGAGTGGTAGTATCCACCTTCATGCTCTCCAGTTCATCACCCTTGGGCTTTTCTTTGAAATCCACCACTCGACCGGACTCGTCAATTTTCAGCAAGCCAAATGCCGATGCTTTCTTCTGGTCTACGGGTAGCACCGAGAGGGTAATGTCAGCATCAGTGCTGCGATGGCGCTCCACAAACTGGCGGTAGTCCATGCGATAAAGTTGGTCGCCGGAGAGGATGAGAAAGTCTCGCACCGCCCACGACTCCAATAACCAGAGATACTGGCGCACGGCATCGGCTGTACCTTGGAACCAGCCTGGATTGTCGGGGGTTTGCTGCGCCGCGAGAATATCGACAAACCCGTCAGAAAAGGAGGACGGACGGTAGGTTTGATTAATATGGCGGTTGAGTGAGGTAGAGTTAAATTGCGTCAAGACATAGATCTTTTCCATGCCGGAGTTGAGGCAGTTGCTGACCGGGATGTCGATGAGGCGATATTTGCCCCCCAGTGGCACTGCTGGTTTAGCGCGCCGTTTTGTAAGGGGATAGAGGCGCGAACCTTGTCCGCCGCCCAAAATTACCGACAGTACGTCTTTCATAATAGGTTGTTTAACTTCTAGTTGCCTTGACTTGCTTGCTCCTTCTTATTCTCTGTCTTTGTTGTTACCGTTGGCAAGGTCATCGATCGCACCCATTATGTTAGGTGGGGCACGTGAGGGCAGACACTATAGATCTGCCCCTACAGTAGTACTATTTACCGCCTTTTTTGAGGGCGAGGAGTAGTTCAAACCTGCTGGTAGACTTGTCGGGCATGACGGCTGTACCAGCTATCCCCCGTACTGAACTAATAAAGGCATTAGCTTCTGGTGGAACTTCAGATTTTACAGTTGGCACTTTTTCAGTAATCAACGCCCAGGTTTTGTCTGCATCCAGGTAAAAATAGCCAAGGTTAGGACTTAAAAGCGAACCTGTAATAGTCTTAAATGCTTGGCTGCTATCGAGAGCGTTAGCAGGCTTTGTAGCTAGTGCATTTGCCAAAGGCCCAGCCGTAACAAAAAATGCATCTTGTGCGTACCAACCATGACTAATGACGTTTTGGGCACCAGGGAACGACCACTGCGTCACTGCAACACCACTAACATCTTTAGTCTCTACCGTGCCACTATTGCTTTTGATGTAGTCATCCAACTTCTTCAGCAAAGCTTCAGCCGCAGGACGGTTGCTGGTTTGGAAAACCAAAGCAGGGGCAGCTCCAACTGGAGCTAGAACCCCTTCGCTGTTGGTAATGCCAGCCAGCGCAAACTCACCATCCATCCATCCAAAGATATCCTTGTCAACATCGATCGCTAGGGGTGACGACTTGGCCTGCTGCCTTACCTCAGTCAGGGCTGTTTTCAGTTCGGGAATTTTCTCCGCATCTTGAGTAAATTGTTCCCACCGTGCTTTGATATTTACACCTGAAATTAAGGCAAATGTCTCAGATGGGAACTGGGCGATCACTTTGCCTGGAGATGGCTTGAATTCAACCTTCAAGTAATTAGGGTCGATCTTGGTAACGCCCTTTAATCTAATGCCATCACCATCTATGCCCACACCAACATTGACAGATTTGATCAACTTCAGTTGCTCTAAAGATGCTTGGGGGATTTGAGCAGCCTCAGGATTAAGAGCAGTCAACTGCTGCACGGCATCGGGGAAGTTGGGCATGTAGAACTGAATAACTGGATTCTTAAGCTCCAAGTTCTCGGCAGTCAATGAATTAGCAACAGATGCCCCACCTTTATAGGTGTCGATCGCTTTTTCTAGTGAGGCTTTCTGGGGTGCTAGTACGAGAAAATTATCCACAAAGGCATAGATCGTCGGTTGGCCGGTACTGCCTGTTTCCTCATTAATTTGAATGCCCCTATAGTCAATTTGCTGGAATTTCTGGTTGTTCTTAGACTTTGTCTTTTCTATAAATTGGTTAGCCTTCTCCTTGTCTTTTATTTCAACCACAAATAGCAGATTGGGTTCGCCTTTACCTGTGGTTGCAGGGGCTTCTTGAGCAAGGCTGCTAGTCGAGACAGGCAACGCACGTAACTGGCTGCGGTTGGACTGCGATACGGCAGGTTTGCCAGGTAGGATCGCAAACATAATGTTACCTGCCCAGGGTTTGATGTCTTTTTCAAAGTCAACTTCATTCTTAGCGGCTGATGCCTGAATTTGCTTTAAGGCCTCATCAAAGATTTTTTTGGTCTCAGGCGTTTGGAACTGCTCTAATTGCGACCAAGCTGCTCCATCAGTAGAGATAGAGGCAGCCATAATTACCTGCTGGGGTACGATCTTTGCCGCGCTAACTACCTGGGCTGGCCCCAGCGTGATATTGTTTTTGAAGTAGAAGTAGGCTCCTGCCCCCCCTGCTGCGACAATTGCCGCGCCAACTACGGGTACCAGGATATTTGATTTTTTTTCAGACATAACAATTTAACTGGGTTTACCTTAATTTTTTAGTTTACTATTCGGGCAATTTCAGGATCGGTGACGTAGCTCACTGCCTTTAGGTAACACCAAATAGTACAGAATCTATTCAATTAATGCCAATTCTTCAACATCGAACTACAGCAGTTATTGTAGTCGAGCCTACCTGAAATTTTACAAAGCTTTAATTTTGCTGAGTACCTGATTAATTACCCAGCGATCGCGGCTGCCAGCGAAACTGCCGCAGGTTAACTTTACCGTCAACGCTGAATGTGATGCCTTCCTGTTCGAGCAGCGATCGCTGGAGGTAATCGGCTCCACGTCGCAGGGGGGAGTAGGATATTTCGCCTTTGGCATTAATGACGCGATGCCAGGGGATATCAGAGGAGGGGGTATCGATCTGGAAAAGGGCGTAACCAACTAACCTGGCTTTGCCAACTAGATCGGACAACTCGGCAATCTGCCCGTAGGTCGCCACCTGACCTTTCGGGATCTGGCGCACTACGTCATAGATGCGATCGTAGGTAGACATTATGTTTAATTTGAGTTTGGGTTAGCGATTTGCTAAAGTCCTTGCATGGGAACAAAAGATAACTGTATTTTGGCGGTCAATCGCCAGAAATGAATGTTTTCATTGTCCATCTCCCATTGACCTGAATAAAAACCGCGCGATAGTCTATCGGACTGCGAACTTCTTGATGTAGTACGTATCCCTCCTTATTATTGGGAGTAGTAATCTTTATCCATTGAGAATCTCTATATTCCTGATTTCGTTGCACGATGTCATGGGATAATGTTTCTACTACTGGAGCATTAGCACTGGGAGTTTTTCTCAGAGGAACGTTGGGTTTAATAACTACTACGTTAGTAAAAGCATCTAGCTTGTCTGGAAATTTACAGAAAACGTAGGGCGTGCAAAATGTCTTTTGGCCGCGATCGCTAGATTCAAATACCCCACCGAGCGCTAGTACTTCAATCAAATCTCCCCAGATAGCATGGTTGGGATCGCTAAAGCCGGAGTGCTTCTTGAAATCTGCTAAACCTTCACCGCGACCAAAGGTATATTTGATATCAGGTGCGGTAATGCTAAAAATGTAGTTCTTATCCCGTCGCCTGGCAGCAGCTAATAACTCCTTGCGAAAAGATTGGAATGATGGATCGGTTGCGCCTTCGTCAATGGGCTGAAGCTTCTCTGCCCAAGCATCCCCTTTATATAGGCTCCCTACGAGCGATAGGCTGAATAGCGTTACTCCTAAAAGTATTGGTCTGGCTATTAGGAATCTAGACTTACTCAAATATTTCAACTTTCGTTAGACTCCTCAAATAAAGATGATAAGTTACAGTGAGGCATACCTAATGCGATCGCTGGAAGCGCTCCAGTATTTGATGCACAAATGTCTCTCCATCAATTGGAGCGGTATGATTTGA includes:
- a CDS encoding alpha/beta fold hydrolase gives rise to the protein MSPSKLLVQIQAHRQILNLPHIDLSYLEWNQGQEPLLLLHGLADSSAVWLSLAESLQDRYHIIAPDLRGHGDSSKPANGYRCGDIIADLEALMDSAGWRSTHAIAHSWSAKVVAVWARQKPQRLRSAILVDPFFIDRMPNWLGLTLPIIYRTLPFLKTMGPFASYELAEQQARQLKQYRGWSDLQQAVFRASMEQKPNGRWGSKFVVQARDEIFEDTMQVTGLTEPLEIPTLFLQPDGGLNRLEWQLKSYRTYLKNLQIQKIPGNHWTFLVEPLAFNQAVADFLEKHSA
- a CDS encoding glucose-1-phosphate adenylyltransferase, producing the protein MKDVLSVILGGGQGSRLYPLTKRRAKPAVPLGGKYRLIDIPVSNCLNSGMEKIYVLTQFNSTSLNRHINQTYRPSSFSDGFVDILAAQQTPDNPGWFQGTADAVRQYLWLLESWAVRDFLILSGDQLYRMDYRQFVERHRSTDADITLSVLPVDQKKASAFGLLKIDESGRVVDFKEKPKGDELESMKVDTTTLGLDAAAAKDNPYIASMGIYVFKREAMIDLLNQQKEHTDFGKEIIPGAIASGRNVQAHLFMDYWEDIGTIEAFYNANLDLTKHPKAPFSLYEEDAPIYTRPRYLPPTKVLECQVRDSMISDGCIIDRSTVNHSVLGVRVQVSSGCTIEDSLLMGSDFYQTEEERAADLRAGKIPIGIGENTIIRRAIVDKNARIGKHVQIINKEGIQDTTSCEDKGYCICNGIVVVLKGATIPDYTTI
- a CDS encoding DUF3352 domain-containing protein translates to MSEKKSNILVPVVGAAIVAAGGAGAYFYFKNNITLGPAQVVSAAKIVPQQVIMAASISTDGAAWSQLEQFQTPETKKIFDEALKQIQASAAKNEVDFEKDIKPWAGNIMFAILPGKPAVSQSNRSQLRALPVSTSSLAQEAPATTGKGEPNLLFVVEIKDKEKANQFIEKTKSKNNQKFQQIDYRGIQINEETGSTGQPTIYAFVDNFLVLAPQKASLEKAIDTYKGGASVANSLTAENLELKNPVIQFYMPNFPDAVQQLTALNPEAAQIPQASLEQLKLIKSVNVGVGIDGDGIRLKGVTKIDPNYLKVEFKPSPGKVIAQFPSETFALISGVNIKARWEQFTQDAEKIPELKTALTEVRQQAKSSPLAIDVDKDIFGWMDGEFALAGITNSEGVLAPVGAAPALVFQTSNRPAAEALLKKLDDYIKSNSGTVETKDVSGVAVTQWSFPGAQNVISHGWYAQDAFFVTAGPLANALATKPANALDSSQAFKTITGSLLSPNLGYFYLDADKTWALITEKVPTVKSEVPPEANAFISSVRGIAGTAVMPDKSTSRFELLLALKKGGK
- a CDS encoding MGMT family protein; amino-acid sequence: MSTYDRIYDVVRQIPKGQVATYGQIAELSDLVGKARLVGYALFQIDTPSSDIPWHRVINAKGEISYSPLRRGADYLQRSLLEQEGITFSVDGKVNLRQFRWQPRSLGN
- a CDS encoding SH3 domain-containing protein; translation: MSKSRFLIARPILLGVTLFSLSLVGSLYKGDAWAEKLQPIDEGATDPSFQSFRKELLAAARRRDKNYIFSITAPDIKYTFGRGEGLADFKKHSGFSDPNHAIWGDLIEVLALGGVFESSDRGQKTFCTPYVFCKFPDKLDAFTNVVVIKPNVPLRKTPSANAPVVETLSHDIVQRNQEYRDSQWIKITTPNNKEGYVLHQEVRSPIDYRAVFIQVNGRWTMKTFISGD